A part of Halobaculum sp. MBLA0143 genomic DNA contains:
- a CDS encoding cobalamin B12-binding domain-containing protein — protein sequence MSTQQEPGERTIRCLIAKVGLDGHDRGAHVIARAFRDAGFEVIYSGLHRAPDEIVQAAVQEDVDVLGISILSGAHNTLVPKIVDGLEEYGAFEDTLFLVGGIVPDEDRETLKGLGVAEIFGPGTPMEETIEFVEANAPQNR from the coding sequence ATGAGTACACAACAAGAACCGGGCGAGCGGACGATCCGGTGTCTGATCGCCAAGGTAGGGCTAGACGGCCACGACCGGGGCGCACACGTCATCGCGCGGGCGTTCCGCGACGCCGGCTTCGAGGTGATCTACTCCGGGCTCCACCGTGCGCCCGACGAGATCGTCCAGGCGGCCGTCCAAGAGGACGTGGACGTCCTCGGGATCTCTATCCTCTCGGGGGCTCACAACACGCTCGTCCCGAAGATCGTCGACGGGTTGGAGGAGTACGGCGCCTTCGAGGACACCCTGTTTCTCGTCGGCGGGATCGTCCCGGACGAGGACCGCGAGACGCTGAAGGGGCTGGGCGTCGCCGAGATCTTCGGCCCGGGCACGCCGATGGAGGAGACGATCGAGTTCGTCGAGGCGAACGCCCCCCAGAACCGATGA
- a CDS encoding plastocyanin/azurin family copper-binding protein, which produces MSDGMSRRGFVRTAAGATALGAGASAPATAQSKQPDFGGYTDGAKGGDYADKRGSKEVTVKVGAGGGVAFAPTNLWIDTGTKVTFEWVGNQSHNVLFEAMPDGAGVSGHEGLEGSGFTHEITFESGGLYKYYCQPHKGLGMVGGIAVGGDVATKAVESSSGGGGGAGGAPTIPDSAKTIGVAASVAMVTTLGLTYFFVKYGGDYSPPE; this is translated from the coding sequence ATGAGCGACGGGATGAGTCGCCGTGGGTTCGTGCGGACGGCGGCGGGCGCGACGGCACTCGGTGCCGGGGCGTCGGCGCCGGCGACTGCACAGAGCAAGCAGCCCGACTTCGGCGGCTACACGGACGGCGCCAAGGGTGGGGACTACGCCGACAAGCGCGGGAGTAAGGAGGTGACGGTGAAGGTCGGCGCCGGCGGCGGCGTCGCGTTCGCGCCGACGAACCTCTGGATCGACACCGGGACGAAGGTGACGTTCGAGTGGGTCGGCAACCAGTCGCACAACGTCCTGTTCGAGGCGATGCCAGACGGTGCCGGGGTCTCCGGCCACGAGGGGCTCGAAGGGAGCGGCTTCACCCACGAGATCACCTTCGAGAGCGGAGGGCTCTACAAGTACTACTGCCAGCCCCACAAGGGCCTCGGGATGGTCGGTGGAATCGCGGTCGGCGGCGACGTCGCGACGAAGGCCGTCGAGTCGTCGAGCGGCGGGGGCGGCGGTGCCGGCGGCGCCCCGACGATCCCCGACTCCGCGAAGACGATCGGCGTCGCCGCCAGCGTGGCGATGGTGACGACGCTCGGGCTGACGTACTTCTTCGTGAAGTACGGCGGCGACTACAGTCCGCCGGAGTAG
- a CDS encoding PQQ-binding-like beta-propeller repeat protein, with protein sequence MSPEPHGRRTATDTAHSETTDHSAVSRRRLLAAAGAGVTGLTAATGTATATPGELRWREPVRGYVRGEVAVGDGVVCLGSSDGRVVAVRPDTGERRWTHTTGRDVSATPAVAGGTVYVGGGELGPNGDADGRLSAVDAETGERAWQTRLDGPPVAAVAAAGDTVYAGTVAGSVHAVAADDGTERWRASTSEPVNGAPVVADGRVYAVDRTGVWAFDAAGDELWRLQVSDRPAGVNRFDAGGVTVVEDTVYVVDGDGAVVAADAATGETRWRATVGAAAVTPTVAGGRLFVPTADDGDGWSLVALDPESGDRRWHSRVDVEPVTPTVAGGVVCVDGADGVAALDAGTGRRRRRFRADWHAHGLFVVDGTLYGVENRVGRPDRLLAAQTEGDATSADSRAQLAMGDGAVPGPTARIRSGDPNPEVGDAVRLDAGDSTGGATPLSYEWSFDGEPVGTGRSTAVSFDTPGTKPVRLAVTDADGDTDTVVSGVDVGVQWTVAAGGPVYGAPTVVDGTAYVGVADTDAGAVLAVDTETSRIRWRRRLDGYVAGAPAIADGVVYAGVGGDGDDGELIALDAATGAVRWRLSTGTIRSSPTVADGVVYAGDYDHTLYAVDAATGETRWTLTPKGYGLTAPTVVDGTVYVGSGRPGRLLAVGADGSRRWTLETAGWVREAPTVADGTVYVGDDGGRLSAVDAATGDRRWTYDAGSGVSAAPTVADGVVYAGSEDGTLHAVGADGTGGWRFQTDGELSSAPTVAADRVYAGSADGSLYAVSVADGTPVWSFQADTPVAAPPTVAGGVVYAADGAGRVYAITETHDGSGRGSRATLATLGSATPETRTPTTRESPTTTPTRTATATEPRTESTATRAPGLGVVTGTVAVLAAVARRIDSDGD encoded by the coding sequence ATGTCACCCGAGCCACACGGCCGGCGGACGGCCACGGACACGGCGCACAGTGAGACGACCGACCACAGCGCAGTCTCCCGCCGGCGACTCTTGGCGGCCGCCGGTGCCGGAGTGACCGGGCTGACGGCCGCGACGGGCACGGCCACGGCGACTCCGGGCGAACTCCGGTGGCGCGAACCGGTCCGCGGCTACGTCCGCGGCGAGGTCGCGGTCGGTGACGGCGTCGTCTGTCTCGGCAGTTCCGACGGCCGAGTCGTCGCGGTCCGGCCGGACACCGGGGAGCGTCGGTGGACGCACACCACCGGGCGGGACGTGAGCGCGACGCCCGCGGTCGCGGGCGGCACGGTGTACGTCGGCGGCGGCGAACTCGGTCCGAACGGAGACGCTGACGGGCGACTGTCCGCCGTCGACGCCGAGACGGGCGAGCGGGCGTGGCAGACGAGACTCGACGGCCCGCCCGTCGCGGCCGTCGCCGCCGCCGGCGACACGGTCTACGCCGGCACCGTGGCCGGGAGCGTCCACGCCGTCGCGGCCGACGACGGGACGGAACGCTGGCGGGCGTCGACGAGCGAGCCGGTGAACGGTGCGCCGGTCGTCGCCGACGGCCGCGTGTACGCCGTCGACCGGACGGGTGTCTGGGCGTTCGACGCCGCCGGCGACGAACTGTGGCGACTCCAGGTGTCCGACCGCCCGGCCGGGGTCAACCGGTTCGACGCCGGCGGCGTCACCGTCGTCGAGGACACGGTCTACGTCGTCGACGGGGACGGAGCGGTCGTCGCCGCCGACGCCGCGACCGGCGAGACACGGTGGCGCGCGACCGTCGGGGCGGCGGCCGTCACGCCGACGGTCGCCGGCGGCCGGCTGTTCGTGCCGACGGCAGACGACGGCGACGGGTGGTCACTCGTCGCACTCGACCCCGAGAGCGGCGACAGACGCTGGCACAGCCGGGTCGACGTAGAGCCCGTCACCCCGACGGTCGCGGGCGGGGTCGTCTGCGTCGACGGTGCCGACGGTGTCGCAGCGCTGGACGCCGGAACCGGGCGTCGCCGCCGACGCTTCCGAGCCGACTGGCACGCACACGGGCTCTTCGTCGTCGACGGGACGCTGTACGGCGTCGAGAACCGGGTCGGCCGACCGGACCGCCTCCTGGCCGCCCAGACGGAGGGGGACGCCACGAGCGCCGACTCTCGCGCGCAACTGGCGATGGGCGACGGAGCCGTCCCGGGGCCGACGGCCCGAATCCGGTCTGGCGACCCGAACCCCGAGGTCGGTGACGCCGTCCGACTCGACGCCGGCGACTCCACCGGCGGCGCGACGCCGTTGTCGTACGAGTGGTCGTTCGACGGCGAGCCCGTCGGAACCGGCCGGTCGACGGCGGTATCCTTTGACACGCCGGGAACCAAGCCCGTCCGGCTCGCGGTCACCGACGCAGACGGGGACACGGACACGGTAGTCTCGGGGGTCGATGTCGGCGTCCAGTGGACCGTCGCCGCCGGTGGCCCGGTGTACGGAGCCCCGACGGTCGTCGACGGGACGGCGTACGTCGGCGTCGCCGACACAGACGCGGGTGCGGTGCTCGCGGTCGACACGGAGACAAGTCGGATCCGGTGGCGTCGTCGGCTGGACGGCTACGTCGCCGGGGCGCCGGCGATCGCGGACGGCGTGGTGTACGCTGGCGTCGGCGGCGACGGCGACGACGGCGAACTGATCGCGTTGGACGCCGCGACCGGCGCAGTTCGGTGGCGGCTGTCCACCGGGACGATCCGGTCGTCGCCGACGGTCGCGGACGGGGTCGTCTACGCCGGCGACTACGACCACACGCTGTACGCGGTCGACGCGGCCACGGGAGAGACCCGCTGGACACTGACCCCGAAGGGGTACGGACTCACGGCGCCGACGGTCGTCGACGGGACCGTCTACGTCGGCAGCGGTCGCCCCGGGCGGCTGCTCGCCGTCGGCGCGGACGGCAGCCGTCGGTGGACGCTGGAGACGGCGGGGTGGGTCCGGGAGGCGCCGACGGTCGCGGACGGCACGGTGTACGTCGGCGACGACGGCGGCCGGCTGTCGGCGGTCGACGCCGCGACCGGCGACCGCCGGTGGACGTACGACGCCGGTAGCGGGGTGTCGGCGGCGCCGACGGTCGCGGACGGGGTCGTCTACGCCGGCAGCGAGGACGGGACGCTCCACGCGGTCGGCGCCGACGGGACGGGCGGCTGGCGGTTCCAGACCGACGGGGAGCTGTCGTCGGCGCCGACCGTCGCCGCCGACCGCGTGTACGCCGGCAGCGCCGACGGCAGCCTGTACGCCGTCTCCGTCGCCGACGGGACGCCAGTGTGGTCGTTCCAGGCCGACACACCGGTCGCGGCTCCGCCGACGGTCGCCGGCGGCGTCGTCTACGCCGCCGACGGTGCCGGCCGCGTGTACGCGATCACCGAGACACACGACGGCTCCGGACGCGGGTCGCGGGCGACGCTGGCGACGCTGGGGAGCGCCACGCCGGAGACCCGGACCCCGACCACGAGGGAGTCGCCGACCACGACCCCGACGCGGACGGCGACTGCGACGGAGCCGCGGACGGAGTCGACCGCGACACGCGCACCCGGATTAGGTGTGGTGACGGGAACTGTGGCCGTCCTCGCGGCGGTCGCCCGCCGGATCGACTCCGACGGCGACTGA
- a CDS encoding ATP-binding protein, with translation MLSPFVTVVLPSTVGGLLYAVGTLAAFRSDEAGTNSLATATLLVTAGATAAVVVAAPGDTTTMRALVGAATVAATVPWLVFVLQYTGNGELATWPRVTAAATPPVVFAAWTLVSATVGLPTGLSDSPLVAVAASVAVLGTFLLVVSGSALHLYSSLAYDSVESSAGAALWLPVAAPLLAVAFASATPAPASSLAVATLVGGVAVGGGTTLWDVFDTTPAAGRYGRRRLADEITDPVAFLDADGDVIETNDAFDRQFEVQEAAATGDPLPAVIGATLSELVATDSVELITDEGRRQFAPRVSQLHDHRDRVRGTIVVLADITDQKLREQRLAVLNRVVRHNLRNELSVVRGFAQEIGNEGVSNDLAADRIVEASDNLITLGERAREAAQLFDHDPETREVDLGSFVSEIAADLHEEAASLTVETNVPPDARVETDPELLYRSLSHLAQNAVVHNDTDDPRVVVTVTTDCEGAYPVEVTVRDNGPGIPTHEWTAIEEGEETPLEHGSGLGLWAVRWAVTRLGGELQYEQNEPRGSVVRLRLPVADDTQSGTATEPVVGAAVERA, from the coding sequence ATGCTATCCCCGTTCGTCACGGTGGTCCTCCCGTCGACTGTGGGCGGACTCCTGTACGCCGTCGGGACGCTCGCGGCGTTCCGGTCGGACGAAGCGGGGACGAACAGCCTCGCTACGGCCACGCTCCTGGTCACCGCCGGTGCCACCGCGGCCGTCGTCGTCGCGGCGCCCGGCGACACGACGACGATGAGAGCGCTCGTCGGCGCCGCGACCGTGGCCGCGACCGTCCCGTGGCTCGTGTTCGTGCTCCAGTACACCGGCAACGGGGAGTTGGCCACCTGGCCCCGGGTGACGGCCGCGGCGACGCCGCCGGTCGTGTTCGCGGCCTGGACGCTCGTCAGCGCGACGGTCGGACTGCCGACCGGGCTCTCGGACTCACCGCTCGTGGCCGTCGCCGCCTCGGTCGCGGTGTTGGGGACGTTCCTGCTCGTCGTCAGCGGGAGTGCGCTCCACCTGTACAGCAGTCTCGCGTACGACAGCGTCGAGTCGTCCGCCGGGGCGGCGCTGTGGCTGCCGGTCGCGGCGCCGTTGTTGGCCGTCGCCTTCGCCAGCGCGACGCCGGCGCCGGCGTCGTCGTTGGCCGTCGCCACGCTCGTCGGCGGTGTCGCCGTCGGCGGCGGCACGACCCTGTGGGACGTGTTCGACACGACGCCCGCGGCCGGCCGGTACGGCCGCCGCCGGCTGGCCGACGAGATCACCGACCCCGTCGCGTTCCTGGACGCCGACGGCGACGTGATCGAGACGAACGACGCCTTCGACCGACAGTTCGAGGTGCAGGAGGCGGCGGCTACGGGTGACCCGCTGCCGGCCGTGATCGGCGCCACCCTCTCGGAACTCGTCGCCACGGACAGCGTCGAACTCATCACCGACGAGGGTCGCCGCCAGTTCGCCCCGCGGGTGTCACAGCTCCACGACCACCGCGACCGCGTCCGTGGCACGATCGTCGTCTTGGCCGACATCACGGACCAGAAGCTCCGCGAGCAACGGCTGGCCGTTCTCAACCGGGTCGTCCGTCACAACCTCCGCAACGAGCTGTCGGTCGTCCGCGGGTTCGCACAGGAGATCGGCAACGAGGGGGTGTCGAACGATCTGGCGGCCGACCGGATCGTGGAGGCGTCGGACAACCTCATCACGCTCGGGGAACGGGCCCGCGAGGCCGCACAGCTGTTCGACCACGACCCCGAGACCCGCGAAGTGGACCTGGGGTCGTTCGTCTCGGAGATCGCGGCCGACCTCCACGAGGAGGCGGCGAGTCTCACCGTCGAGACGAACGTCCCGCCGGACGCCCGGGTGGAGACGGACCCGGAACTGCTGTACCGCTCGCTGAGCCACCTCGCACAGAACGCGGTCGTCCACAACGACACCGACGACCCGCGGGTCGTCGTCACCGTCACGACGGACTGCGAGGGGGCGTACCCGGTCGAGGTGACGGTGCGCGACAACGGCCCGGGGATCCCGACCCACGAGTGGACGGCCATCGAGGAGGGAGAAGAGACTCCGCTGGAACACGGCAGCGGGCTGGGACTGTGGGCGGTGCGGTGGGCGGTGACGCGACTGGGTGGTGAACTCCAGTACGAGCAAAACGAGCCGCGGGGGAGTGTCGTCAGACTCCGGCTCCCGGTCGCCGACGACACCCAGTCCGGCACCGCCACCGAGCCGGTCGTCGGGGCGGCCGTCGAGCGAGCCTGA
- a CDS encoding DUF4013 domain-containing protein, which translates to MITDGLSYPVSGDDGLKRLLIGSVLGFASVLVLPAFLLLGYSVRVLGDAAHGGTEPPAFDDWGEMFVTGLKATLVAVVYGLVPFGLVVLLAVTILSGAAVGGDAGGLLAGVGLLGVLLSVVASVLVYYLVPAALTNMAVDGQMGAAFDLGRLKRVLLSGDYLLAWLAPVALAVVLNVVTVILVATIVGALLVPIVQFYVQVAVLYMFGRAYGEVTGTAEGRQTPTGAGAGRDNSDTKLR; encoded by the coding sequence ATGATCACAGACGGTCTCTCGTACCCGGTGTCGGGCGACGACGGTCTCAAGCGACTGCTGATCGGGTCGGTGCTCGGGTTCGCCAGCGTACTCGTGTTGCCGGCGTTCCTCCTCCTGGGTTACTCCGTCCGGGTGCTCGGGGACGCCGCCCACGGCGGGACCGAGCCGCCGGCGTTCGACGACTGGGGGGAGATGTTCGTCACCGGACTGAAGGCGACGCTCGTGGCGGTCGTCTACGGGTTGGTGCCGTTCGGGCTGGTCGTCCTCCTGGCGGTAACGATCCTGAGCGGTGCGGCCGTCGGCGGGGACGCCGGTGGACTCCTGGCCGGGGTCGGACTCCTGGGCGTGTTGCTGTCGGTCGTGGCGTCAGTCCTCGTCTACTACCTCGTCCCCGCGGCCCTGACGAACATGGCCGTCGACGGCCAGATGGGTGCCGCGTTCGACCTCGGTCGGCTGAAGCGCGTGTTGCTCAGCGGCGACTATCTGCTCGCGTGGCTCGCTCCGGTGGCGCTGGCGGTCGTGTTGAACGTCGTCACGGTAATTCTCGTGGCGACGATCGTCGGGGCCCTGCTCGTCCCGATCGTCCAGTTCTACGTCCAGGTGGCCGTCCTGTACATGTTCGGCCGCGCGTACGGCGAGGTGACGGGGACGGCCGAGGGGCGTCAGACGCCGACCGGCGCCGGAGCTGGCCGGGACAACTCAGACACGAAACTCCGTTAG
- the meaB gene encoding methylmalonyl Co-A mutase-associated GTPase MeaB, whose protein sequence is MTSADQGQGIDPDDADRDGGGDGRDPERDDVDDSDDDHAALVEELLEGRHRALARVITKIENRAPGYREIVSRLHEHTGAASVVGITGSPGAGKSTLVDKLAKAYRDRGETVGVIAVDPSSPYTGGAVLGDRIRMASNVGDMDVFFRSMSARGSLGGLSTATSDAVKALDAFGKDRVIVETVGAGQNEVDVVKTAETVCVLVQPGSGDDVQMLKAGILEIGDVFVVNKADIDGAQQTVAELEEMLHMRDDPTKNLNTGHHGPVSTDDLGADGDDSDDDRDAWEPTVLETVATAGEGVEELIETVDDHRDHLEATGQLAAHARTRYAEEIRQLLRADTATLLEGELAARGGVERLAERVADRETDPYAVVDEIVEPLADCLDGRRPDD, encoded by the coding sequence ATGACGAGCGCCGACCAGGGACAGGGGATCGACCCGGACGACGCCGACCGCGACGGCGGCGGCGACGGGCGAGACCCCGAACGCGACGACGTGGACGACTCGGACGACGACCACGCCGCACTGGTCGAGGAGCTGTTGGAGGGGCGTCACCGCGCGCTGGCGCGGGTCATCACCAAGATCGAGAACCGTGCACCGGGCTACCGAGAGATCGTCTCCCGGCTCCACGAACACACCGGCGCCGCGAGCGTCGTCGGGATCACCGGCTCGCCCGGTGCGGGCAAGTCGACGCTGGTCGACAAGCTGGCGAAGGCGTACCGCGACCGGGGGGAGACGGTCGGCGTGATCGCGGTCGACCCCTCCTCGCCGTACACCGGCGGCGCGGTCCTGGGCGACCGGATCCGGATGGCGTCGAACGTCGGCGACATGGACGTGTTCTTCCGGTCGATGTCCGCCCGCGGGAGCCTCGGCGGGCTGTCGACGGCCACCTCGGACGCGGTGAAGGCGTTGGACGCCTTCGGCAAGGACCGCGTGATCGTCGAGACGGTCGGCGCCGGCCAGAACGAGGTGGACGTGGTCAAGACCGCAGAGACCGTCTGTGTCCTGGTCCAGCCCGGATCCGGCGACGACGTACAGATGCTGAAGGCCGGCATCCTGGAGATCGGCGACGTGTTCGTCGTCAACAAGGCGGACATCGACGGCGCCCAACAGACGGTCGCCGAGCTGGAGGAGATGCTCCACATGCGCGACGACCCGACGAAGAACCTGAACACGGGTCACCACGGTCCGGTGTCGACGGACGACCTCGGCGCCGACGGCGACGACAGTGACGACGACAGAGACGCCTGGGAGCCGACGGTGTTGGAGACGGTCGCCACCGCCGGCGAGGGGGTCGAGGAGCTGATCGAGACGGTCGACGACCACCGCGACCACCTGGAGGCCACCGGGCAGTTGGCCGCCCACGCCCGGACGCGCTACGCCGAGGAGATCAGACAGCTGTTGCGGGCCGACACCGCGACGTTGTTGGAGGGGGAGTTGGCCGCCCGCGGCGGCGTAGAGCGGCTCGCCGAACGGGTCGCCGACCGCGAGACGGACCCGTACGCCGTCGTCGACGAGATCGTCGAGCCGTTGGCGGACTGTCTCGACGGGCGGCGGCCGGACGACTGA